In Chanodichthys erythropterus isolate Z2021 chromosome 9, ASM2448905v1, whole genome shotgun sequence, a genomic segment contains:
- the si:ch211-156j16.1 gene encoding serine-aspartate repeat-containing protein I isoform X1, producing MRIILLLLVALAGPFCTFTQASTLVVPTAFDLTLVQGTVSEAPDVIATTEKIAPQEAASTPAPVPVATEAAATTEAPSLTEEAPSSSSTETPVIGLDDQIKTAAPTDAPKLEEAGPEEMATTEALTEDKEPTTQPEKVEEIGSESPTNVKIDGEEDTGTGQLVGIVIGALIGVIVVIAVIILVVRRMGQYSTAKKRKPQKQDSPLKRKARQEEKKKKLRKF from the exons ATGAGGATcatactgctgctgctggtcGCCCTGGCAGGGCCTTTCTGTACCTTTACCCAAGCAA GTACTCTGGTGGTGCCAACAGCTTTTGATCTGACTCTAGTGCAAGGAACTGTATCTGAAGCACCTGATGTCATAGCCACAACAGAAAAAATAGCTCCTCAAGAAGCTGCTTCAACACCAGCTCCTGTTCCTGTGGCTACAGAAGCAGCTGCCACAACAGAAGCACCATCCTTAACAGAAGAAGCACCATCATCTTCCTCCACAGAAACACCAGTGATTGGATTAGATGACCAAATAAAAACAGCAGCCCCAACAGATGCACCAAAATTAGAAGAAGCTGGACCAGAAGAGATGGCCACCACTGAAGCCCTTACTGAAGATAAAGAGCCGACAACACAACCTGAAAAAGTTGAAGAAATAGGATCAGAGTCTCCAACTAATGTAAAGATAGACGGTGAAGAAG ATACAGGCACAGGACAGTTGGTGGGGATTGTAATCGGCGCTTTGATTGGAGTGATTGTTGTCATTGCTGTAATCATCTTGGTGGTCAGAAGAATGGGCCAGTATTC gACTGCAAAGAAACGAAAGCCTCAAAAACAAGACTCT CCCCTGAAAAGGAAGGCACGACaggaagagaagaagaagaaattgcGGAAGTTCTGA
- the si:ch211-156j16.1 gene encoding threonine-rich protein isoform X2: MRIILLLLVALAGPFCTFTQASTLVVPTAFDLTLVQGTVSEAPDVIATTEKIAPQEAASTPAPVPVATEAAATTEAPSLTEEAPSSSSTETPVIGLDDQIKTAAPTDAPKLEEAGPEEMATTEALTEDKEPTTQPEKVEEIGSESPTNVKIDGEEDTGTGQLVGIVIGALIGVIVVIAVIILVVRRMGQYSP, encoded by the exons ATGAGGATcatactgctgctgctggtcGCCCTGGCAGGGCCTTTCTGTACCTTTACCCAAGCAA GTACTCTGGTGGTGCCAACAGCTTTTGATCTGACTCTAGTGCAAGGAACTGTATCTGAAGCACCTGATGTCATAGCCACAACAGAAAAAATAGCTCCTCAAGAAGCTGCTTCAACACCAGCTCCTGTTCCTGTGGCTACAGAAGCAGCTGCCACAACAGAAGCACCATCCTTAACAGAAGAAGCACCATCATCTTCCTCCACAGAAACACCAGTGATTGGATTAGATGACCAAATAAAAACAGCAGCCCCAACAGATGCACCAAAATTAGAAGAAGCTGGACCAGAAGAGATGGCCACCACTGAAGCCCTTACTGAAGATAAAGAGCCGACAACACAACCTGAAAAAGTTGAAGAAATAGGATCAGAGTCTCCAACTAATGTAAAGATAGACGGTGAAGAAG ATACAGGCACAGGACAGTTGGTGGGGATTGTAATCGGCGCTTTGATTGGAGTGATTGTTGTCATTGCTGTAATCATCTTGGTGGTCAGAAGAATGGGCCAGTATTC CCCCTGA